A single window of Populus nigra chromosome 17, ddPopNigr1.1, whole genome shotgun sequence DNA harbors:
- the LOC133677649 gene encoding tubulin beta-5 chain-like, which translates to MREILHVQGGQCGNQIGSKFWEVVCDEHGIDPTGRYVGSSDLQLERVNVYYNEASCGRFVPRAVLMDLEPGTMDSVRTGPYGQIFRPDNFVFGQSGAGNNWAKGHYTEGAELIDSVLDVVRKEAENCDCLQGFQVCHSLGGGTGSGMGTLLISKIREEYPDRMMLTFSVFPSPKVSDTVVEPYNATLSVHQLVENADECMVLDNEALYDICFRTLKLTTPSFGDLNHLISATMSGVTCCLRFPGQLNSDLRKLAVNLIPFPRLHFFMVGFAPLTSRGSQQYRALTVPELTQQMWDSKNMMCAADPRHGRYLTASAMFRGKMSTKEVDEQMINVQNKNSSYFVEWIPNNVKSSVCDIPPRGLAMASTFIGNSTSIQEMFRRVSEQFTAMFRRKAFLHWYTGEGMDEMEFTEAESNMNDLVSEYQQYQDATADEEGEYEDEEEEEGQYAEQM; encoded by the exons TGAGAGAGATCCTTCACGTGCAAGGTGGTCAGTGCGGTAACCAGATTGGTTCCAAGTTCTGGGAAGTTGTGTGTGATGAGCATGGAATAGACCCGACTGGAAGGTATGTTGGTTCATCAGATCTGCAGTTGGAGCGTGTGAACGTGTACTACAATGAGGCTTCTTGTGGGAGGTTTGTTCCACGTGCTGTGCTTATGGACTTGGAacctggtactatggacagtgTTCGTACTGGTCCGTATGGGCAGATTTTCAGGCCGGATAACTTTGTGTTTGGACAATCTGGTGCTGGAAACAACTGGGCTAAGGGGCATTACACTGAGGGAGCAGAGCTTATTGATTCTGTTCTTGATGTTGTAAGGAAGGAGGCAGAGAACTGTGACTGTCTTCAAG GTTTCCAAGTGTGCCACTCATTGGGTGGTGGAACTGGTTCGGGAATGGGCACCTTGCTCATCTCAAAAATACGGGAGGAGTACCCTGACAGGATGATGTTGACCTTCTCTGTTTTTCCCTCCCCAAAGGTTTCAGATACTGTGGTTGAGCCATACAATGCCACCCTGTCTGTGCATCAACTTGTTGAGAATGCTGATGAGTGCATGGTTCTGGATAACGAGGCTTTGTATGATATCTGCTTCAGGACTCTTAAATTGACTACTCCAAGCT TTGGTGATCTTAACCACTTGATTTCTGCAACCATGAGTGGTGTCACTTGCTGCCTGAGGTTCCCTGGTCAGCTCAACTCGGACCTCCGAAAGCTTGCTGTGAATCTCATTCCCTTTCCTCGTCTCCACTTCTTCATGGTTGGTTTTGCTCCTTTGACCTCTCGTGGGTCCCAGCAATACCGTGCCCTCACTGTTCCAGAACTGACCCAGCAAATGTGGGATTCCAAGAATATGATGTGCGCTGCTGACCCAAGGCATGGTCGCTATCTCACTGCCTCTGCTATGTTCCGTGGCAAGATGAGCACCAAGGAAGTGGATGAGCAGATGATCAATGTCCAAAACAAGAACTCGTCATACTTTGTTGAGTGGATTCCAAACAATGTGAAATCCAGTGTCTGTGACATCCCACCAAGGGGACTCGCCATGGCATCCACCTTCATTGGAAATTCCACCTCCATCCAGGAAATGTTCAGGAGAGTCAGCGAGCAATTCACTGCTATGTTCAGGAGAAAAGCTTTCTTGCATTGGTACACTGGTGAAGGTATGGATGAGATGGAGTTCACAGAAGCTGAGAGCAACATGAATGATCTCGTGTCCGAGTACCAGCAGTACCAGGATGCCACCGCCGATGAGGAGGGTGAGTACGAAGacgaggaggaagaggagggtCAGTATGCGGAGCAGATGTGA
- the LOC133677399 gene encoding probable mediator of RNA polymerase II transcription subunit 26b isoform X1, which produces MKSVSLDYWRDYFRTASSDIFGIIDHAILVAASDCPKEFKLRRDRIAERLFSCRLIKCSGCNQVELAVPGHDEDERDDRGCCSKRRDGDNSGSDDDEEEVDIDIDDGGFEYEGGGSKESKVNSSNRDNEFDNGEVNVNDQLVSNFSFGEAEALTDEIEEVSQTVDEVLRIKDILYNSQDESDSVLLESLRKLRLMALTVDTLKATEIGKAVNGLRKHGSKQIRHLARTLIEDWKVLVDEWYSAANVIRGNEGTPDSVNPSVVDEEEGLPSPPLDEGAFFATQPTSMELSQFFDGMDDDGNPRNNGEFIKNHVSRRRPSAENQNISKQKQQTPKAANMPSKDKESQQMRKQEDVVKASKPSNANSGPGRPLKQNVEQKMNQETVLIRKTDKVTSQRKPPTGQQDKLKSSDDVAVQMKLEATKRKLQERYQQAEKAKRQRTIQVMELHDLPKQGHVQKNQPMRPGNHNRHWAHGRR; this is translated from the exons ATGAAATCTGTGTCACTTGATTACTGGAGGGATTATTTTAGGACAGCAAGTTCTGATATTTTTGGTATCATTGATCATGCAATCTTGGTTGCAGCATCTGATTGTCCAAAAGAGTTTAAATTGCGTAGAGATCGGATTGCAGAACGTTTGTTTTCTTGTAGATTGATAAAGTGTTCGGGTTGTAACCAGGTAGAGCTGGCGGTTCCGGGTCATGATGAAGATGAGAGGGATGATAGAGGTTGCTGTAGCAAAAGAAGGGATGGTGATAATTCTGgtagtgatgatgatgaagaagaagttgatatAGATATTGATGATGGCGGGTTTGAGTACGAGGGAGGTGGGAGTAAAGAGAGCAAGGTGAATAGTAGTAATAGGGATAATGAATTTGATAATGGAGAAGTGAATGTGAATGATCAGTTGGTTAGTAATTTTAGTTTTGGAGAAGCTGAAGCTTTAACTGATGAGATTGAGGAGGTGTCTCAGACTGTTGATGAGGTTTTGAGGATCAAAGACATTCTTTATAACAGCCAAGATgag TCTGATTCTGTGTTGCTTGAATCATTGAGGAAGCTTAGATTAATGGCTTTGACTGTGGATACTCTAAAG GCAACTGAGATTGGAAAGGCTGTCAATGGGCTCCGGAAGCATGGATCAAAGCAGATTCGACATCTTGCACGGACTTTAATAGA AGACTGGAAAGTTTTGGTAGACGAGTGGTACAGTGCTGCAAATGTTATACGAG GTAATGAAGGTACTCCTGATTCTGTAAATCCTTCTgttgttgatgaagaagaagggCTTCCTTCTCCTCCTTTGGATGAAGGAGCTTTCTTTGCCACTCAACCTACTTCAATGGAGCTCTCACAA TTCTTTGATGGAATGGATGATGATGGAA ATCCTCGAAACAATGGGGAATTCATCAAGAACCATGTAAGTAGAAGGAGACCTTCAGCAGAgaatcaaaatatttcaaaacagaAACAGCAGACTCCTAAGGCAGCAAATATGCCTTCTAAGGACAAAGAGAGTCAACAGATGAGGAAGCAAGAAGATGTTGTCAAGGCAAGTAAGCCTTCAAATGCCAATTCTGGGCCTGGGAGACCTCTAAAGCAAAATGTTGAGCAGAAGATGAATCAGGAAACTGTGTTAATTCGAAAAACAGATAAGGTTACCAGCCAGAGAAAGCCCCCAACTGGTCAGCAAGAT AAACTTAAGAGTTCAGATGATGTTGCTGTCCAGATGAAACTTGAAGCCACAAAAAGGAAACTCCAGGAGCGGTACCAACAAGCCGAGAAAG CCAAGAGGCAAAGAACAATACAGGTAATGGAGCTGCATGATCTCCCTAAGCAGGGACATGTTCAGAAAAACCAACCCATGCGACCAGGGAACCACAACCGGCACTGGGCGCATGGAAGGCGGTAA
- the LOC133677399 gene encoding probable mediator of RNA polymerase II transcription subunit 26b isoform X2 translates to MKSVSLDYWRDYFRTASSDIFGIIDHAILVAASDCPKEFKLRRDRIAERLFSCRLIKCSGCNQVELAVPGHDEDERDDRGCCSKRRDGDNSGSDDDEEEVDIDIDDGGFEYEGGGSKESKVNSSNRDNEFDNGEVNVNDQLVSNFSFGEAEALTDEIEEVSQTVDEVLRIKDILYNSQDESDSVLLESLRKLRLMALTVDTLKATEIGKAVNGLRKHGSKQIRHLARTLIEDWKVLVDEWYSAANVIRGNEGTPDSVNPSVVDEEEGLPSPPLDEGAFFATQPTSMELSQFFDGMDDDGNPRNNGEFIKNHVSRRRPSAENQNISKQKQQTPKAANMPSKDKESQQMRKQEDVVKASKPSNANSGPGRPLKQNVEQKMNQETVLIRKTDKVTSQRKPPTGQQDMKLEATKRKLQERYQQAEKAKRQRTIQVMELHDLPKQGHVQKNQPMRPGNHNRHWAHGRR, encoded by the exons ATGAAATCTGTGTCACTTGATTACTGGAGGGATTATTTTAGGACAGCAAGTTCTGATATTTTTGGTATCATTGATCATGCAATCTTGGTTGCAGCATCTGATTGTCCAAAAGAGTTTAAATTGCGTAGAGATCGGATTGCAGAACGTTTGTTTTCTTGTAGATTGATAAAGTGTTCGGGTTGTAACCAGGTAGAGCTGGCGGTTCCGGGTCATGATGAAGATGAGAGGGATGATAGAGGTTGCTGTAGCAAAAGAAGGGATGGTGATAATTCTGgtagtgatgatgatgaagaagaagttgatatAGATATTGATGATGGCGGGTTTGAGTACGAGGGAGGTGGGAGTAAAGAGAGCAAGGTGAATAGTAGTAATAGGGATAATGAATTTGATAATGGAGAAGTGAATGTGAATGATCAGTTGGTTAGTAATTTTAGTTTTGGAGAAGCTGAAGCTTTAACTGATGAGATTGAGGAGGTGTCTCAGACTGTTGATGAGGTTTTGAGGATCAAAGACATTCTTTATAACAGCCAAGATgag TCTGATTCTGTGTTGCTTGAATCATTGAGGAAGCTTAGATTAATGGCTTTGACTGTGGATACTCTAAAG GCAACTGAGATTGGAAAGGCTGTCAATGGGCTCCGGAAGCATGGATCAAAGCAGATTCGACATCTTGCACGGACTTTAATAGA AGACTGGAAAGTTTTGGTAGACGAGTGGTACAGTGCTGCAAATGTTATACGAG GTAATGAAGGTACTCCTGATTCTGTAAATCCTTCTgttgttgatgaagaagaagggCTTCCTTCTCCTCCTTTGGATGAAGGAGCTTTCTTTGCCACTCAACCTACTTCAATGGAGCTCTCACAA TTCTTTGATGGAATGGATGATGATGGAA ATCCTCGAAACAATGGGGAATTCATCAAGAACCATGTAAGTAGAAGGAGACCTTCAGCAGAgaatcaaaatatttcaaaacagaAACAGCAGACTCCTAAGGCAGCAAATATGCCTTCTAAGGACAAAGAGAGTCAACAGATGAGGAAGCAAGAAGATGTTGTCAAGGCAAGTAAGCCTTCAAATGCCAATTCTGGGCCTGGGAGACCTCTAAAGCAAAATGTTGAGCAGAAGATGAATCAGGAAACTGTGTTAATTCGAAAAACAGATAAGGTTACCAGCCAGAGAAAGCCCCCAACTGGTCAGCAAGAT ATGAAACTTGAAGCCACAAAAAGGAAACTCCAGGAGCGGTACCAACAAGCCGAGAAAG CCAAGAGGCAAAGAACAATACAGGTAATGGAGCTGCATGATCTCCCTAAGCAGGGACATGTTCAGAAAAACCAACCCATGCGACCAGGGAACCACAACCGGCACTGGGCGCATGGAAGGCGGTAA